From Haemorhous mexicanus isolate bHaeMex1 chromosome 1, bHaeMex1.pri, whole genome shotgun sequence, one genomic window encodes:
- the DPH3 gene encoding diphthamide biosynthesis protein 3 isoform X2, translated as MAVFHDEVEIEDFEYDEETGTYSYPCPCGDRFLITREQFMRDEVVAEPLPNKELVKC; from the exons ATGGCCGTGTTCCACGACGAGGTGGAGATCGAGGACTTCGAGTACGACGAGGAGACCGGGACGTACAGCTACCCGTGCCCCTGCGGGGACCGATTCCTCATCACGCGG GAGCAGTTCATGCGGGATGAAGTCGTGGCAGAGCCTTTGCCAAACAAGGAGTTGGTCAAGTGCTGA
- the DPH3 gene encoding diphthamide biosynthesis protein 3 isoform X1, whose amino-acid sequence MAVFHDEVEIEDFEYDEETGTYSYPCPCGDRFLITREDLENGEDVATCPSCSLILRVIYDQEQFMRDEVVAEPLPNKELVKC is encoded by the exons ATGGCCGTGTTCCACGACGAGGTGGAGATCGAGGACTTCGAGTACGACGAGGAGACCGGGACGTACAGCTACCCGTGCCCCTGCGGGGACCGATTCCTCATCACGCGG GAGGACCTGGAGAACGGGGAGGACGTGGccacctgccccagctgctccctgatcCTGCGCGTCATTTACGACCAG GAGCAGTTCATGCGGGATGAAGTCGTGGCAGAGCCTTTGCCAAACAAGGAGTTGGTCAAGTGCTGA